The Candidatus Hydrogenedentota bacterium DNA segment CAGGGGGCGTGACTGAAGGGTGTCCGAAGGCTCGCCCTGTGCTCCAACGCGCGGTGCGCCACCATAACCGGCGCTGGCGTTCCGACGCGAGCGCAACAGGGGGGCCGGGGGTGTCGTAAGACGCCCCTGGTAATACGGCCAGATGTTGTTAACGGTCAAAGATCTGTCCCACGAGCTGCAAGTGAATCCGACGACCCTCTACGCCTGGGCGAAACAAGGGAAGATCCCCTGTAAGCGTCTCCACAAGTTGGTACGCTTCGAACGTGCGGAAATTGATACCTGGCTAGCGTCCTGTCCCACCGGCCTCACGCCTCCCCTGCCCGATCTGCGTCCTGACGCATCCCGAACCGACGTGGATGCCCTGATTGCGAGTGCCAAACGTGAGGTCTATACTTCTCGCCACGGGGAAACCAGACCGAAATCAGGCCTCATCAGGAAGGGGGAGCAGGATGGGGCTGTTTAAGCGCAACAAAGTATGGTGGATGAGCTTTATTCATAATGGCCGGCAAGTCCGTCGCAGTACCGACACCACGGATCGTCGATTAGCCGAAGCCATTCTCGGCAAAGTGAAGATCAAGTTAATCGAAGGCCGACACTTCGACCGACTGGAAGAACAGAACCGGACATTTCAGGAGATGATGGACCGGTACGTTGCAGAGCGGGCCAGTTTGAAGGCTCCAAAGAGTCGGCTTCGAGATCAGGCCGCGTTAACCCACCTCTTACCCATCTTCGGGAAGAAGATGCTCTCTGAGATCAGCCCAAAATTGCTCGCGGGCTACAAGGCTCAGCGTCGGATAGAACAAGCGGCTCCAGCGACCATCAACAAGGAGCTCCAACTTGTCCGGCATGCCTTCAACCTCGCCATGCGGGAATGGGAATGGTGCCGGGAAAACCCAATGCACCGGGTTTCCATGGAACAAGTGCGGAACGAGGTGGATCGCTGGCTGACGGCAGATGAAGAAGAACGGCTTATGTCCGTTTCGTCTCCTTGGCTGAGAGAAGTCATGGTCTTTGCACTCAATACCGGCATGCGCCAAGGCGAGATCCTCAACCTGCAATGGCAGGAGGTGGATTTTTTACGCGGCACGCTGATCGTGATGCAAAGCAAAAACGGCACACGCCGGACCATTCCCTTGAATGCCAAGGTCTATGAACTCCTGGCCGCGAAACAGGCTTTAACCGGCCTCTCACGTGGGCCAGTCTTCAAGACTCCGCTCGGCAATCTCCT contains these protein-coding regions:
- a CDS encoding tyrosine-type recombinase/integrase, with the translated sequence MGLFKRNKVWWMSFIHNGRQVRRSTDTTDRRLAEAILGKVKIKLIEGRHFDRLEEQNRTFQEMMDRYVAERASLKAPKSRLRDQAALTHLLPIFGKKMLSEISPKLLAGYKAQRRIEQAAPATINKELQLVRHAFNLAMREWEWCRENPMHRVSMEQVRNEVDRWLTADEEERLMSVSSPWLREVMVFALNTGMRQGEILNLQWQEVDFLRGTLIVMQSKNGTRRTIPLNAKVYELLAAKQALTGLSRGPVFKTPLGNLLQVRFLVREFCEARNRAGIPDFRFHDMRHTFATRLVQRGVDLYKVQRLLGHKTNLMTQRYAHHSPESLREGVNVLDECRPKRVSTNLAQGAIS
- a CDS encoding helix-turn-helix domain-containing protein, whose protein sequence is MLLTVKDLSHELQVNPTTLYAWAKQGKIPCKRLHKLVRFERAEIDTWLASCPTGLTPPLPDLRPDASRTDVDALIASAKREVYTSRHGETRPKSGLIRKGEQDGAV